One Chanodichthys erythropterus isolate Z2021 chromosome 22, ASM2448905v1, whole genome shotgun sequence DNA window includes the following coding sequences:
- the kif4 gene encoding kinesin family member 4 isoform X2 yields MTKEDEKAIPVRVALRCRPLVPKEINEGCQCCLNFVPGEPQVIVGNDKAFTYDYVFDPTTEQEEVFNTAVSPLLSGLFKGYHATVLAYGQTGSGKTFSMGGTYTSEQENEPTVGVIPRVIQRIYQEKSKCADCEFLLAVSYLEIYNEEILDLLCTSKDKPVISIREDPKDGIKIVGLTEKDVFTAEEMVSCLELGNSARTVGSTAMNAASSRSHAIFTISLEQRRKGDKNDVMVSKLHLVDLAGSERQKKTKAEGDRLKEGISINRGLLSLGNVISALGDESKKGTFVPYRDSKLTRLLQDSLGGNSHTLMIACVSPADSNIEETINTLRYADRARKIKNKPVLNVDPRALEMKRLKQQVQDLQVMLLHARGGVASVLTGSEPAENVSKILEQNRCLQDENSKLSRELSEAVGQTALMFERIIMTEQTNEKLQSKLEELRQHSACKLDLKKVVETLEDQELKENMEVIQNLQQLILDLQSESVGIAATIDAMTSGSASPLEAHTPGGSDTGPPVDVSADPQAKNSPEAYTAQHALRQAQMSKELIELNKVLALKEAFVKKMCQNDSHLEPMQTEYQENVQSLQTAVGSLQKEKEELIHALQSAKKDTNQAKLSEQRRKRLQELEGQIAELKKKLQDQSKLLKLKESSVRNVTKLNQEIQAMKSQRVQLMRQMKEDSEKFRQWKQKKDKEVLQLKEKDRKRQYEMLKLERDFQKQASVLRRKTEEAAAANKRLKDALQKRSEVAEKRKDVQNRGADGVANRVKNWLLNEVEVLVSTEEARRHLQDLLEDRKMLAEEIAQLRQQMEAGERPVAKVRRRTLTISELEGQGELEASISKQVESLETEMGLRSAQIADLQQKVLDADNEGRMKQRWDSITTIVEAKSALKVLMAEVVVSKTTNAKLESELKQERANLLDMQKILCDERKLMSAMDMEHQSHLVEMEQRHQEKVLYLLGQLQSKPVAQAKQEEEVSKREQELMQRLQFQEEEIEKLRELSDQNQKLKDENEQYKQKLHLAQLTSAKKVLSSVNESPDTSFEYVPPKPKARSYSTARARLQEPIDLDELISPSESEKEEDEWRPEKNDRTRRGSKKSKMNGCACRGRCVNKLCRCRKGKMTCGENCLCDHEKCRNMENRSSVDLTEISDVSKESTAIPEDPTAVSPRDATFFRPPSVPPTKKEIGDMGRLPADLKLEKKPVLAENESDSDDSEAMNSTSSFLRRNKRGLNNFKNSFFSGCTPIREEH; encoded by the exons ATGACTAAGGAGGATGAGAAGGCCATTCCTGTGAGGGTTGCACTAAGATGTCGGCCTCTGGTTCCCAAAGAGATCAATGAAGGGTGCCAGTGCTGTCTTAATTTTGTACCAGGTGAACCTCAG GTCATTGTTGGCAATGACAAGGCGTTCACATACGATTACGTGTTTGACCCCACAACAGAGCAGGAAGAAGTTTTTAACACCGCTGTCTCCCCTTTGTTGTCCGGGCTTTTTAAAG GTTATCATGCAACCGTTCTGGCCTATGGACAGACAGGGTCGGGGAAGACGTTCTCTATGGGTGGCACGTACACATCAGAACAAGAAAACGAGCCTACGGTTGGAGTCATCCCGCGAGTGATACAACGGATATATCAGGAAAAGTCTAAATGTGCAGACTGTGAATTCCTGCTCGCTGTATCTTACCTTGAG ATTTACAATGAAGAGATATTGGACCTGCTCTGCACATCAAAGGACAAACCCGTCATCAGCATCAGAGAAGATCCTAAAGACGGCATCAAA ATCGTAGGACTGACAGAAAAGGATGTGTTCACCGCTGAAGAGATGGTGAGCTGTCTTGAGTTGGGTAACTCGGCAAGAACAGTAGGCTCAACAGCCATGAATGCAGCCTCATCTCGCTCGCATGCCATCTTTACCATATCACTGGAGCAGCGACGCAAAGGAGACAA GAATGATGTCATGGTCTCTAAACTGCACTTGGTGGATCTTGCTGGATCTgaaaggcaaaaaaaaactaaagcaGAGGGAGATCGGCTCAAAGAGG GAATCAGCATTAACCGTGGACTGCTGTCGCTGGGGAATGTGATCAGCGCACTTGGTGATGAAAGCAAGAAGGGGACCTTTGTGCCATACAGGGACTCCAAACTGACACGCCTCTTACAGG ACTCTCTCGGCGGTAACAGCCACACCTTGATGATTGCGTGTGTCAGTCCAGCAGACTCCAACATTGAGGAGACCATCAACACGTTGCGTTATGCTGACCGTGCCCGTAAAATCAAGAACAAGCCTGTTCTCAATGTTGACCCACGCGCACTAGAAATGAAGCGACTCAAACAGCAG GTGCAGGATCTTCAGGTGATGCTCCTACATGCCCGTGGTGGTGTTGCTTCTGTGCTGACTGG GTCTGAGCCAGCAGAGAATGTGTCAAAGATCCTGGAGCAGAATCGCTGTCTGCAAGATGAGAACAGCAAACTGAGTCGAGAGCTGAGTGAGGCCGTGGGACAGACTGCTCTCATGTTTGAAAGGATCATCATG acAGAGCAGACAAATGAGAAACTGCAAAGTAAGCTAGAGGAGTTGAGGCAGCACTCAGC GTGTAAGCTGGATCTAAAGAAAGTGGTTGAGACTCTGGAAGACCAGGAACTGAAGGAGAATATGGAGGTGATCCAGAACCTTCAACAGCTCATCCTAGACCTGCAG AGCGAAAGTGTGGGGATTGCTGCCACCATTGATGCCATGACTTCAGGCAGTGCTTCACCTCTGGAGGCACACACTCCTGGAGGATCTGATACCGGCCCACCAGTG GATGTCAGTGCTGATCCCCAAGCCAAAAACTCTCCTGAAGCCTACACAGCCCAGCATGCACTGCGGCAGGCTCAGATGTCAAAAGAGCTGATTGAGCTTAATAAAGTTTTGGCACTGAAAGAGGCTTTTGTCAAGAAGATGTGTCAGAATGACAGTCATTTGGAGCCCATGCAAACAGAATATCAG GAGAATGTTCAAAGCCTGCAGACTGCAGTTGGCTCTCTGCAGAAAGAGAAGGAAGAGCTCATCCATGCTCTACAGTCTGCGAAGAAGGACACCAATCAGGCCAA ACTGAGTGAGCAACGCAGAAAAAGACTGCAGGAGCTGGAAGGACAAATCGCAGAGTTAAAAAAGAAACTGCAAGATCAGTCTAAGCTGCTTAAACTCAAAGAGTCAAGTGTGCGCAATGTGACAAAACTCAACCAGGAGATTCAG GCTATGAAGTCCCAGCGGGTGCAGTTAATGAGACAAATGAAGGAAGACTCTGAGAAATTTCGGCAGTGGAAACAAAAGAAAGATAAAGAAGTACTGCAGCTAAAGGAGAAA GATCGTAAACGGCAATATGAAATGCTAAAGCTGGAGAGAGACTTCCAGAAACAGGCCAGTGTTCTCCGTCGCAAGACCGAGGAG GCTGCTGCTGCTAACAAACGTCTAAAAGATGCACTTCAGAAGAGAAGTGAAGTTGCAGAGAAGCGCAAAGACGTTCAGAACCGCGGAGCAGATGGTGTCGCCAACAGAGTCAAG AACTGGTTGCTGAACGAGGTAGAAGTGCTTGTGAGCACAGAGGAGGCCCGCCGGCATCTACAGGACCTGCTGGAGGACAGGAAGATGCTGGCAGAGGAGATTGCTCAGCTTCGCCAGCAGATGGAGGCAGGAGAGAGACCTGTAGCCAAAGTCAGG CGTCGTACACTGACCATTTCAGAGTTGGAAGGCCAAGGTGAGCTGGAAGCCTCCATCAGCAAGCAAGTGGAGAGTCTGGAGACAGAGATGGGGCTCAG GAGTGCTCAGATAGCTGACCTGCAGCAGAAGGTTCTGGATGCGGATAATGAGGGGCGAATGAAACAGCGCTGGGATTCCATCACAACCATCGTAGAGGCCAAAAGCGCACTGAAGGTCCTCATGGCTGAG GTTGTAGTCTCCAAGACCACCAATGCGAAGCTAGAGAGCGAGTTGAAGCAGGAAAGAGCCAACCTGCTGGACATGCAGAAGATCTTGTGTGATGAACGCAAACTCATGTCTGCCATGGACATGGAGCACCAGAGTCACCTGGTGGAAATGGAGCAGAGACACCAGGAGAAG GTGCTGTATCTCCTCGGTCAGCTCCAGAGTAAGCCTGTGGCACAGGCGAAGCAGGAGGAGGAGGTGTCCAAACGGGAGCAGGAACTGATGCAGCGTCTTCAATTTCAG GAAGAGGAAATTGAAAAACTTCGAGAACTCAGTGATCAGAACCAAAAACTcaaagatgaaaatgaacaataCAAGCAG AAATTACATCTGGCCCAGCTGACCAGTGCAAAGAAAGTCCTGTCATCTGTGAATGAATCACCTGATACATCTTTTGAATATGTTCCACCTAAG CCTAAAGCCAGAAGCTACTCCACTGCTCGGGCACGTCTGCAGGAGCCCATAGATCTTGATGAACTCATCTCTCCATCAGAGTCTGAGAAAGAAGAGGACGAGTGGCGTCCAGAGAAAAACGACAGAACACGACGAGGCTCCAAAAAGTCGAAAATGAATGGG TGTGCATGTCGGGGCCGCTGTGTTAACAAGCTTTGTCGCTGCCGCAAGGGAAAGATGACCTGTGGAGAGAACTGCCTCTGTGACCATGAGAAATGTCGCAATATGGAGAACCGCAGCAGTGTG GATCTCACCGAAATAAGTGACGTGTCTAAAGAGTCTACTGCAATTCCTGAGGACCCCACAGCGGTCAGCCCTCGAGATGCTACGTTTTTCAGACCTCCTAGTGTGCCACCTactaaaaag GAAATTGGAGATATGGGCCGCCTGCCTGCAGATCTGAAACTTGAAAAAAAGCCAGTCCTCGCTGAGAACGAGAGCGATAGCGACGACTCTGAAGCGATGAACAGCACTTCCAGCTTCCTCCGGAGGAACAAGAGAGGCCTAAATAACTTCAAAAACAGCTTCTTCTCTGGCTGCACACCCATCCGTGAAGAACATTAG
- the kif4 gene encoding kinesin family member 4 isoform X1 — MTKEDEKAIPVRVALRCRPLVPKEINEGCQCCLNFVPGEPQVIVGNDKAFTYDYVFDPTTEQEEVFNTAVSPLLSGLFKGYHATVLAYGQTGSGKTFSMGGTYTSEQENEPTVGVIPRVIQRIYQEKSKCADCEFLLAVSYLEIYNEEILDLLCTSKDKPVISIREDPKDGIKIVGLTEKDVFTAEEMVSCLELGNSARTVGSTAMNAASSRSHAIFTISLEQRRKGDKNDVMVSKLHLVDLAGSERQKKTKAEGDRLKEGISINRGLLSLGNVISALGDESKKGTFVPYRDSKLTRLLQDSLGGNSHTLMIACVSPADSNIEETINTLRYADRARKIKNKPVLNVDPRALEMKRLKQQVQDLQVMLLHARGGVASVLTGSEPAENVSKILEQNRCLQDENSKLSRELSEAVGQTALMFERIIMTEQTNEKLQSKLEELRQHSACKLDLKKVVETLEDQELKENMEVIQNLQQLILDLQSESVGIAATIDAMTSGSASPLEAHTPGGSDTGPPVDVSADPQAKNSPEAYTAQHALRQAQMSKELIELNKVLALKEAFVKKMCQNDSHLEPMQTEYQENVQSLQTAVGSLQKEKEELIHALQSAKKDTNQAKLSEQRRKRLQELEGQIAELKKKLQDQSKLLKLKESSVRNVTKLNQEIQAMKSQRVQLMRQMKEDSEKFRQWKQKKDKEVLQLKEKDRKRQYEMLKLERDFQKQASVLRRKTEEAAAANKRLKDALQKRSEVAEKRKDVQNRGADGVANRVKNWLLNEVEVLVSTEEARRHLQDLLEDRKMLAEEIAQLRQQMEAGERPVAKVRRRTLTISELEGQGELEASISKQVESLETEMGLSVYMYISLNSFRSAQIADLQQKVLDADNEGRMKQRWDSITTIVEAKSALKVLMAEVVVSKTTNAKLESELKQERANLLDMQKILCDERKLMSAMDMEHQSHLVEMEQRHQEKVLYLLGQLQSKPVAQAKQEEEVSKREQELMQRLQFQEEEIEKLRELSDQNQKLKDENEQYKQKLHLAQLTSAKKVLSSVNESPDTSFEYVPPKPKARSYSTARARLQEPIDLDELISPSESEKEEDEWRPEKNDRTRRGSKKSKMNGCACRGRCVNKLCRCRKGKMTCGENCLCDHEKCRNMENRSSVDLTEISDVSKESTAIPEDPTAVSPRDATFFRPPSVPPTKKEIGDMGRLPADLKLEKKPVLAENESDSDDSEAMNSTSSFLRRNKRGLNNFKNSFFSGCTPIREEH, encoded by the exons ATGACTAAGGAGGATGAGAAGGCCATTCCTGTGAGGGTTGCACTAAGATGTCGGCCTCTGGTTCCCAAAGAGATCAATGAAGGGTGCCAGTGCTGTCTTAATTTTGTACCAGGTGAACCTCAG GTCATTGTTGGCAATGACAAGGCGTTCACATACGATTACGTGTTTGACCCCACAACAGAGCAGGAAGAAGTTTTTAACACCGCTGTCTCCCCTTTGTTGTCCGGGCTTTTTAAAG GTTATCATGCAACCGTTCTGGCCTATGGACAGACAGGGTCGGGGAAGACGTTCTCTATGGGTGGCACGTACACATCAGAACAAGAAAACGAGCCTACGGTTGGAGTCATCCCGCGAGTGATACAACGGATATATCAGGAAAAGTCTAAATGTGCAGACTGTGAATTCCTGCTCGCTGTATCTTACCTTGAG ATTTACAATGAAGAGATATTGGACCTGCTCTGCACATCAAAGGACAAACCCGTCATCAGCATCAGAGAAGATCCTAAAGACGGCATCAAA ATCGTAGGACTGACAGAAAAGGATGTGTTCACCGCTGAAGAGATGGTGAGCTGTCTTGAGTTGGGTAACTCGGCAAGAACAGTAGGCTCAACAGCCATGAATGCAGCCTCATCTCGCTCGCATGCCATCTTTACCATATCACTGGAGCAGCGACGCAAAGGAGACAA GAATGATGTCATGGTCTCTAAACTGCACTTGGTGGATCTTGCTGGATCTgaaaggcaaaaaaaaactaaagcaGAGGGAGATCGGCTCAAAGAGG GAATCAGCATTAACCGTGGACTGCTGTCGCTGGGGAATGTGATCAGCGCACTTGGTGATGAAAGCAAGAAGGGGACCTTTGTGCCATACAGGGACTCCAAACTGACACGCCTCTTACAGG ACTCTCTCGGCGGTAACAGCCACACCTTGATGATTGCGTGTGTCAGTCCAGCAGACTCCAACATTGAGGAGACCATCAACACGTTGCGTTATGCTGACCGTGCCCGTAAAATCAAGAACAAGCCTGTTCTCAATGTTGACCCACGCGCACTAGAAATGAAGCGACTCAAACAGCAG GTGCAGGATCTTCAGGTGATGCTCCTACATGCCCGTGGTGGTGTTGCTTCTGTGCTGACTGG GTCTGAGCCAGCAGAGAATGTGTCAAAGATCCTGGAGCAGAATCGCTGTCTGCAAGATGAGAACAGCAAACTGAGTCGAGAGCTGAGTGAGGCCGTGGGACAGACTGCTCTCATGTTTGAAAGGATCATCATG acAGAGCAGACAAATGAGAAACTGCAAAGTAAGCTAGAGGAGTTGAGGCAGCACTCAGC GTGTAAGCTGGATCTAAAGAAAGTGGTTGAGACTCTGGAAGACCAGGAACTGAAGGAGAATATGGAGGTGATCCAGAACCTTCAACAGCTCATCCTAGACCTGCAG AGCGAAAGTGTGGGGATTGCTGCCACCATTGATGCCATGACTTCAGGCAGTGCTTCACCTCTGGAGGCACACACTCCTGGAGGATCTGATACCGGCCCACCAGTG GATGTCAGTGCTGATCCCCAAGCCAAAAACTCTCCTGAAGCCTACACAGCCCAGCATGCACTGCGGCAGGCTCAGATGTCAAAAGAGCTGATTGAGCTTAATAAAGTTTTGGCACTGAAAGAGGCTTTTGTCAAGAAGATGTGTCAGAATGACAGTCATTTGGAGCCCATGCAAACAGAATATCAG GAGAATGTTCAAAGCCTGCAGACTGCAGTTGGCTCTCTGCAGAAAGAGAAGGAAGAGCTCATCCATGCTCTACAGTCTGCGAAGAAGGACACCAATCAGGCCAA ACTGAGTGAGCAACGCAGAAAAAGACTGCAGGAGCTGGAAGGACAAATCGCAGAGTTAAAAAAGAAACTGCAAGATCAGTCTAAGCTGCTTAAACTCAAAGAGTCAAGTGTGCGCAATGTGACAAAACTCAACCAGGAGATTCAG GCTATGAAGTCCCAGCGGGTGCAGTTAATGAGACAAATGAAGGAAGACTCTGAGAAATTTCGGCAGTGGAAACAAAAGAAAGATAAAGAAGTACTGCAGCTAAAGGAGAAA GATCGTAAACGGCAATATGAAATGCTAAAGCTGGAGAGAGACTTCCAGAAACAGGCCAGTGTTCTCCGTCGCAAGACCGAGGAG GCTGCTGCTGCTAACAAACGTCTAAAAGATGCACTTCAGAAGAGAAGTGAAGTTGCAGAGAAGCGCAAAGACGTTCAGAACCGCGGAGCAGATGGTGTCGCCAACAGAGTCAAG AACTGGTTGCTGAACGAGGTAGAAGTGCTTGTGAGCACAGAGGAGGCCCGCCGGCATCTACAGGACCTGCTGGAGGACAGGAAGATGCTGGCAGAGGAGATTGCTCAGCTTCGCCAGCAGATGGAGGCAGGAGAGAGACCTGTAGCCAAAGTCAGG CGTCGTACACTGACCATTTCAGAGTTGGAAGGCCAAGGTGAGCTGGAAGCCTCCATCAGCAAGCAAGTGGAGAGTCTGGAGACAGAGATGGGGCTCAG TGTATATATGTACATCTCTCTGAACTCTTTCAGGAGTGCTCAGATAGCTGACCTGCAGCAGAAGGTTCTGGATGCGGATAATGAGGGGCGAATGAAACAGCGCTGGGATTCCATCACAACCATCGTAGAGGCCAAAAGCGCACTGAAGGTCCTCATGGCTGAG GTTGTAGTCTCCAAGACCACCAATGCGAAGCTAGAGAGCGAGTTGAAGCAGGAAAGAGCCAACCTGCTGGACATGCAGAAGATCTTGTGTGATGAACGCAAACTCATGTCTGCCATGGACATGGAGCACCAGAGTCACCTGGTGGAAATGGAGCAGAGACACCAGGAGAAG GTGCTGTATCTCCTCGGTCAGCTCCAGAGTAAGCCTGTGGCACAGGCGAAGCAGGAGGAGGAGGTGTCCAAACGGGAGCAGGAACTGATGCAGCGTCTTCAATTTCAG GAAGAGGAAATTGAAAAACTTCGAGAACTCAGTGATCAGAACCAAAAACTcaaagatgaaaatgaacaataCAAGCAG AAATTACATCTGGCCCAGCTGACCAGTGCAAAGAAAGTCCTGTCATCTGTGAATGAATCACCTGATACATCTTTTGAATATGTTCCACCTAAG CCTAAAGCCAGAAGCTACTCCACTGCTCGGGCACGTCTGCAGGAGCCCATAGATCTTGATGAACTCATCTCTCCATCAGAGTCTGAGAAAGAAGAGGACGAGTGGCGTCCAGAGAAAAACGACAGAACACGACGAGGCTCCAAAAAGTCGAAAATGAATGGG TGTGCATGTCGGGGCCGCTGTGTTAACAAGCTTTGTCGCTGCCGCAAGGGAAAGATGACCTGTGGAGAGAACTGCCTCTGTGACCATGAGAAATGTCGCAATATGGAGAACCGCAGCAGTGTG GATCTCACCGAAATAAGTGACGTGTCTAAAGAGTCTACTGCAATTCCTGAGGACCCCACAGCGGTCAGCCCTCGAGATGCTACGTTTTTCAGACCTCCTAGTGTGCCACCTactaaaaag GAAATTGGAGATATGGGCCGCCTGCCTGCAGATCTGAAACTTGAAAAAAAGCCAGTCCTCGCTGAGAACGAGAGCGATAGCGACGACTCTGAAGCGATGAACAGCACTTCCAGCTTCCTCCGGAGGAACAAGAGAGGCCTAAATAACTTCAAAAACAGCTTCTTCTCTGGCTGCACACCCATCCGTGAAGAACATTAG